GCGAGGTGATCAATTGGCGCGGCGCGGACCACTGGCGACCATAATCGTCAGAGACCATCACATTGACCGCACTACCGGCCCAGCCCCCCATGGACACCGACACGTAGAACAGCCAGAGGCGGTTGTCCGGTGCGAGCGCAATGACCGGGTTGCCCAGTTTGCGGATGTATTTTCCTGTGCCCTGTTGGGTCGAATCCCGCGTCGCCAATACCTGTTCCGCCCCCCATTCGCCAGTTACCGCGTCGAAGCGGGCAGAGCGCACCTGAACGTCGGATGCGCCTTCGCGGGTACCCGCGAACCAGACCGACATCAGACTGCCGTCAGGCAAGGCGGTTACCGCCGAGGAATGCACGAAGTCCACCAGGCCGGATGAGGCAAAACGACTGGTATAGATGGGTTTGGCAACTTGATCAGTCACCGCTCTTACGGGACTCATCAAGGCGAAGGATGAGTGCACAGGAGCAGGATGGGTGAACCATGCGACCGAAAACAGGCAGGAAAGGGCTAAATAGGCCCCGAAGGCAGGGAGGGTGGGTAGGTGGATGCGCATGATTAAGGCTGTGCATCTCATGGCCAATTCAGGCCGCTCAACCTATCACTTGTAGTTACAGGTTCGATGTTTTGCGAGCTGCTATTTTGTAAGCAAATAATTGTAGCGCGGATGCGTAGTCCAGAGCCTATATCTATCAATAGGTTACAACCGAGATTGGGTACCGGACCGTTAATCGTATTCCTGAACTGGACGGCGGATGGCGTCATGGCGTCATGGCGTCATGGCAAAGGTGTCCCCTCTGCGGCCGAAGGTCAGGAATGTGCTCGATGAGCCGATCAAGCTTGAGCATTGGCAGTTTTGAGACCCGTTAGCCAGAAACCAAGTTAGAGTGTTCATCAAAGTCCGTTCATAAGGTCCCTCCACTCGATTCGCGTAGTCGCGCCAAGCGCTTCCAGCGAACGAACCGGGCAAAAAAACCGAATCTCAATCATTATGTGAAGAATGAATCGTCCGCTGTTTGTTTCTCTAGATGGGCCCAAGGGAGCCGGCAAAACCACACTGTTGGAAGCCGTGACGAAAGTACTGAGGGCCGACAACAAAAAGGTGATCCGACTTTGCGAGAAAAAAAGCGATCCCTATAGGGGGGAAACAATGACCCTCGTTAACAAGCTCGTCAGAAATCCCACTCGGGATCTGGAGTTGAGGGTTTGTGAGCGCTTTGCGGATAGCCGTACCTGGATTTCCCGGCACGTGCTGACTAAACAGCCACCAGACAGCATCATCCTGATTGATCGGTGGTACCCGTCAGATGCGGCGTTTCGCCGGTTAGTCCCGTTTGCAGAAATTCTACAGTTGAACATTGACCGAAACGTGCGAGTGCCAGACCTGCATGTCGGGGTTGTCACCACTCCTGACATTTCGTGGGCGAGGGCGGCGGCACGAGGGCGCGGGCTGGGCAGTACCGTGATTCATAAGCTGGAAGAACATGTCGCTTGTACAGAGGCGTTCGAGCGAGCAATTGCCGACCACGGCTGGGTGTTGTGTCGTAATGAAGGATCGATCGAAGACGCAACGATGCAGGTGGTTTCCGAGATCTATAAAGTCCTTCGTCGCAGGGATTGCCCAAGTGATACATCCATCGAGTTGTCGCGTGACCCTTTCTGAAGGATGAGCTCGATTCGCAATGGCCTATGCCGAAGTGGCGCCTGAAGAAATCCGGCTAATTGCGAAGCAACCGAGCCGTAGCACTGACAAAAACCAGCAGCACACTCACGCAGCCAAGAGCGAATGACAAAGTGCTCAGATGGGCGACCGCCCCGATAAATACGGGTCCTACCAGAATCCCCGCGTAGCCCATCGAGATGACAGCGGGGATGGCTACCGCCTGTGGCATGCGTTGCTGGCGGCCTACAGCAGTAAAGAGCACAGGGACAATGTTCGAGCATCCGGCACCGACCAGCGCGTAGCCAATCAGGGACGCGGCCCAGCCATCGATACCAAGCGATACGAGCATGCCTGCGGCTGCGCAGAGTCCGCCAAGCGCAACGACGCGCACGCCGCCCAGTTTGCTGACGATGGCATCCCCTGTCAGGCGGCCCACCGTCATGGCAGCCGCGAAGGAGGCATAGCCCAAGCCGGCCATGCTTGGCTCTAACCCTCGGGTCGAGACAAGGAAAACTGCGCTCCAGTCGAGTATTGCACCTTCAGTGAGGAAGACGATGAAACAGAGCGCCCCTAAAAACAGCACGATACCCCTGGGCACCGCGAACAATGGCCCACCCCGTTCGGTGCCATAAGTCAGAAAAGCAGGCGCTGCCTTGTAGAGCGCTCCCAAAACGGTGGCAACGATGCAGAGCACAGCAATCAGCGGATGCAGGCCCAAGGTCAGCAGAGCTGTCATCGCCCCGGCGCCCAATATGCCTCCAACGCTGTAAAGGCCATGGAAGCCGGACTGAAGTGCCTGCCCGCTGTTTTTCTCGACGATGACGGACTGTATGTTCATGGCGCAATCCAGCATGCCCATGCTGGCCCCGAAAATAACGACAGCGATGACCAGGCCAGGCAGCCACGCCACGGTGCTCAACAGCGGAAAAACGGCGCACAAGACAATCGTCGCCCAGATTACGACCGGGCGGCATCCATAGTGTGCAGTGAGATAGCCCGCGAAGGGCATGGCCACAATGGATCCACCACCCAAGCCAAGCAGCAGCAACCCCAGGCCACCATCGTCCAGGCCCGCACGGGCTTTGACCAATGGGACCATAGGCGCCCATGCGGACATGAGTAAGCCCGCGATCAGGAAGGCGATGCGTGTAGACATCCGCTCGCTGTGGTTAGCCGTGGGGACCAATACCGGGGATGGCGCATTCATAATTCTCGGTATTCCTTATCGATGATGCTAGCCATCGTTTGCTCGGCCTGGACAGTGCGGATTCAGGTTTTTTTGCGGGCCCGATTTTCGGAAAACCTAGCGCCTGCGCTCATACGTAGCTCTATAGCTGCTTGGCGCCACGCCAAAGAAGTCCCGAAAGCGCATATGGAAGTTGGCGAAACTACAAAAGCCGGTCGCAATCGCGATATCGGTGATAGGCCGATTGCTCTGCAGAATAAGCTGCCGCGCCCGAGTCAATCTCAGTTCAAGGTAGTAGCGTGTGGGCGTGGCGCCCACGAAACGGCAGAAACGACGCTCCAGTTGTCGTCGGGAAATATTCACACACTCAGCCAGCTCGTCGATCGATAGCGGTTCTTCGATATTCTTTTGCATCAGTTCTAAAGCGAGCTTCAGGGTTTGGGGCAAGGTGGGGTCTGAGTCAACTATGACAGTCGATATCCCGGAGACTTCAGAGGTTTGATCGCAACTGAGTATTTCCTCGACAGCATGGGTCAGCGACACGCCTTGTTTAGCGGTGATGAGCTCCAGCATCATGCGTAACGAACTGCTGGCGCCGGCGCACGTGATGCGGTTGCGATCGATGACGTGCGTTCGACGAGAGACCAGCACCTTG
This DNA window, taken from Pseudomonas fluorescens NCIMB 11764, encodes the following:
- a CDS encoding GlxA family transcriptional regulator, which gives rise to MPFVFESVLKDKNRGYSCTAQKPVKPQAVTRVAFVLMNNFSMMSFTGAIDALVTANLISDTPAFEVLTVGIRGRLVMSDLGIAISADLELLQLSDRIDVLIVAGGLRVKLISDPLLRRKLRNAASLGATMGGLWNGAFFLAEAQLMDGVECAFHPDGRAMMEDVFPKVLVSRRTHVIDRNRITCAGASSSLRMMLELITAKQGVSLTHAVEEILSCDQTSEVSGISTVIVDSDPTLPQTLKLALELMQKNIEEPLSIDELAECVNISRRQLERRFCRFVGATPTRYYLELRLTRARQLILQSNRPITDIAIATGFCSFANFHMRFRDFFGVAPSSYRATYERRR
- a CDS encoding dTMP kinase, which encodes MNRPLFVSLDGPKGAGKTTLLEAVTKVLRADNKKVIRLCEKKSDPYRGETMTLVNKLVRNPTRDLELRVCERFADSRTWISRHVLTKQPPDSIILIDRWYPSDAAFRRLVPFAEILQLNIDRNVRVPDLHVGVVTTPDISWARAAARGRGLGSTVIHKLEEHVACTEAFERAIADHGWVLCRNEGSIEDATMQVVSEIYKVLRRRDCPSDTSIELSRDPF
- a CDS encoding MFS transporter; amino-acid sequence: MNAPSPVLVPTANHSERMSTRIAFLIAGLLMSAWAPMVPLVKARAGLDDGGLGLLLLGLGGGSIVAMPFAGYLTAHYGCRPVVIWATIVLCAVFPLLSTVAWLPGLVIAVVIFGASMGMLDCAMNIQSVIVEKNSGQALQSGFHGLYSVGGILGAGAMTALLTLGLHPLIAVLCIVATVLGALYKAAPAFLTYGTERGGPLFAVPRGIVLFLGALCFIVFLTEGAILDWSAVFLVSTRGLEPSMAGLGYASFAAAMTVGRLTGDAIVSKLGGVRVVALGGLCAAAGMLVSLGIDGWAASLIGYALVGAGCSNIVPVLFTAVGRQQRMPQAVAIPAVISMGYAGILVGPVFIGAVAHLSTLSFALGCVSVLLVFVSATARLLRN